The genome window TTCCTGCGGTGGCGCGTACACACCTGGCCCTCCGTGAGCACAGGCTTACAGATGCGAGACCAGAAGTGTCTGGCACAGCACAGTCCCTCAGAGCAGTCTGCAGATCTCAGACAATTATCCCCCTCCTGGCCTGGAGAAATaggattgagagagagagattacaATTTGTtgcatgaaagaaaatgtacagaaaatgcTTGTGCTATTACTGAACTGAACCTGATAAAGTTTGAATAATCTTAACTCACCTTTCGTAGAAATAGGCTGATTGCTGTGTGCAGTGGAAGGCTTTTTGGCATGATGCTCCatggtgttgttgtgtttgtgccagCCTGTAATGATGGATGCATCTGCACCATCTATGTCATTTGCCTGGCAAACACCTAGAATTGTCAAAAGAAGGAAATGCATTTAGGGTTTATATTTGGCACTACAACACATTTGGATACATGGAAATCAGCAATGCATATATGCAAACATATTTATCTTATTTCAATATGACTACAGGAAAACTATTCAGTTATCAGAATATCATTAACAGCTTGGTCAATCTTAAATAACAGCATTTTCTTTCAGGTATGATGCGGACGCTCACCATTGCTGCAGCGGTTTCCTGCGCAACACATGGAGTCCCGTGCGCAACGCTTCCGGCTCTTACGGCAGGGAAGACAGGCGCCTCGGGCGTCGTTACAAAATTCATCACCTTCACAGTCTTCATCATCTGTGCAAACAGCTGACTGCTATagtttgataaaaacaaatgaagcgTGTCATTAAGGAAAGAGAAATCACACAAAACTTAAATAAACGCGACTTTTGCCTTGGCGCAGAGAATGCCTTTTACGCACGGGAATGTAATTACCTGCAAGGTGTCCGCGGGTAATTTGTGTCCAAAGCTTCCAGGGGGAGAGGTCCGGGGACTGGGGCTTACAGTGTCTGCGCCTTTACCCCCCGAAGCACCGGGCAGGTTTTTAATTGCATTGGAGTTTACCAGGACTGTTCCCGTGTAAACGTCCCCAAGGTATCCAAAAAGCGTGAGATACACTGCCAAGAAGCGATTTGCTGGTATCTGCATGATTCTTGCGTTTATTCTCCTGTGTTGCAAACACACggaaaaagaaactaaattatttttttgtaaaataaaaagtggcAAAGTCCAAAACGATCTCGAATCCGGAATCCCAAAGTTTCCAGAGAGTTTTACAGGATGCTTTCGAAGCCTACTGACTCACAGTCCTCAGTTGATCTCTTTATACATGTGGACCTGTTTGTCTTCCCGCCCCTCGCTGTGCACAACAAAGGCGGAGGGGTGGAATTTCAAAGAGAGACCCACTGTACGGAAATGGCCATCCATTCTCCCCCACACTGAATGCCCCATCACTAACGAGTCCTCGAAATAAAGTATGAGAGATGGACTTTCTTCATCTAGattgaaatcacattttaattaaaataacaaagcagTGAATGTGTGAATTAATAATATACAGCATGTTCCCTTTTATTGTTTAGTGTAATTTTTGAAGGTACACCAGTTTTTCTCCATATTCTGCTGTTTCAACATATGTAAAGCATTTGTGGAAACTGACCGATTATATTAAATAGTTCAATAGGATAGGTATACATAAACTCTTGTACTCGTTTTCAAATGATCCCATCATAAGACGAAATATATTGATTTTCAtcgtttgttttttcaaaaacgtTGATTCCAAAGTTTCCCCATTAAATCATGTTCACTTTGAACGCAGTTATATGGGTCATTAATCTGATACAACACATGTATCTGCTACAGTGTTCTTCAACATGTGGGATTGTGTGTTCTTTTCCTTTATAAACTGTCACCCTTCTTTATAAAAGCTGTTTGGTTATTCCCGTTTCTTTGACATTCAAGTAGCCTAACTGCCCTTTGGCAGTGTGAAGATAGTGATTGAAGTTACTTGCGTCGATTAACTACTTCATTTGATCCTTCTGATTGCAAAGGGGGCAATTATCCTCCAAAGTGTGCTTGATTACACCAGTGGCGGACATCAATGTGTGGGATATGCAGACCATTAAGGGGTGTGAAAAGTTTACCGAATTAATGGACTTCCGTGGCGAGGCCTTTCAGGGTTGACTGGCACTTTGAGATTAAAGGCAACTCTGATCTGTCCTGTTCGGTGACCCTCTGGGCTCCTCCACTGTAAGAAACCAATCTACGGTCTGGGGGggaaaagtgtttgtttgactTCTGCTTACAATACATGACACATATAATGTCACCCTTTTGCCAGTTATCAGTTGACTTAGTCTAtttgaaatattgtttattgAATTTAGTTCCATTTTTGCGAAACAGTGTATAGTGTTTTTCTTAGGTCTCTTATGAGGCTCAATTTGTCTGGTTTCGGATGTGCTGAGAAACACAGGTGCTAAAGTGCGTATTGGAAACGAGCCCTTTGGTTTATGAAGCTATCTTGGCACTTGGACGTCATCTGCTGGTCACCTAGCTTATATTTGagtgtgaggatgtgtgtgtgcgtgcatatatgtgtgtgtgtgtctgcgagGAAGAGATGCGCCATAGACACCTGACAAACACACTGTAGCACTTTGCGCGTTTGAATTGCTGTATGTCTTTTGAAGTAGAGCTTTTATCTCCGCTTTACTAAATGTCAGTGCTGGTAAGGTGAGCTCCTTTGATGCACTTTGATCCCCTTTGATCTCGCAGAGGTGTCACCCTGTTGTTATGACTGAAGCCATTTCCCTGTCCCCCAAACATATTTGTTGTGCGAATAACACTAAGACCAGAGAAGCTGAATCATCTACACTTACCAGAAAGTGGATAACATTAACTGTAGGACCAATTATTAGATCTCAGGCAACCTTAACTATTTCACATCAGGCTCAGGCGACTTCTGCCTTACCTACAGCCCCCCCTTGTGGCAATTACATTGAATTAAAATCTCCACAGCACAAGCTATTAGTAACTTGTTCAGAGTTGGTTTAGAAATAACTAAGAGACAAACACCACtcaaaagtattgtttttactctataattttaaaaatcttACAGGTGGCATTCTGCAAAACTGATTTACAGCAGAATAAACAACATAACACAAGGCAAATATCAGGTAACATTGCAGAAGGCGGTCAATATAAGACTCAAAACCAGTAGTTTGTGAAGTGATGGGATACATAAGGCTTTGTGATAAACATGACCCGCCCTTAatacagcaacaaaaaataCTCATGGTATGCCCACAGATCTAAGATGTCTTCACTCAATGatttatgtaatttaaatgtgtggGTCTGTTTGGCTTCATGGAATGAAATATGAGTTAATATGGGAGAAACAGTGGTTTGATTTGAATAATGTTGATACATTATGATCAATGCTATCATACCGTCAAATATTGTCAACAGTGGTAAAGAGTAATACTGTTTACCAAGCTGAGAAATGTTCCAAGACTGCAAATCATTCACGCCATTGCTGCATGCTCACATTTCATGACTGAAACAGGTGATGGATGTCCCTCTTATCTAGGATTTATACTTCACTTTATCTCAGGCCAGCTGTGGTTTACTTCATAAGACCTATTTTAGACATGTAGAGAAAAAGCATTTCATTGCAGACGTATCAGGTATGATAGATTGTTATCATCTAACTTTTTATGAATGTTCCTGTGAGCTATACCACAAGGGGTAAGCAGGAAATTAAGTTCATGTCAGCCATCAAATGACTAAAAATGATCTTTTCATGGtgattaatgtatttattagatATGACAAATGATGAGAAGCAGCCATCTAAGAGGACACAGACGTTTTTGAGGTGTAAATGTTTTCATGCAGCATCGAAAAGGACTGGTGATGTTAATTTGTATGCCATTGGTTTAAGGCACTTACATTTGCTCTGATCTTTGGACATGAGGGATGATGAGCTGGGTGAGAGATCATGGCGCCAAAGGTTGAAGTTGTGACTTCCACACAATAtaacctcctttttttctgcctccatgagactttaaaaaaatacctaTTAGATGAAGTCAAGATAGTCTTAAGATAATGTGAATATGGTTAACGCCTCGGTTAATTTAGGCTTTAACTTAACCTGTTTTTGAAAAAGCACTCAGGAAAACCACTTATCACAATGTAGCATGGTGTCAAGTGATATCAAATAAAGCCTCTGTCGAGTTTACAATTCCACACAAATCTCCAATTTTCCAAAAGAACAAAGTCAAGTACGTTACAAAGAAAACAGGCACAAAATAATCACTTTACAAAACCAGCACTGTCACCTCACCATCGCTTATTATAATGTATCAATAACAGCACCAAAGACATTGAAACCATGTTCACAGTTATGTCAGAACTATACAGAGGCAAAAAGAGGACGAGGCATTTGGGTgattttaaaactaaattaagAAGTAGGTAGGCAGAGAcgcatttaaatgtgtaaattaaaagcatattaaaggaaaaaaaggagtgtGGCACCATCTACCCAAGCTTAAAATGAGCTGTAACTGCTAATTTTCTCAGTTAATAGTCTTAAGTGCATAATGACACATTGCTTCATGGAAATACTAGCTGACATTTCAtgtttgttggtgtgtgattcattacattttaagcaGGGCACTTTTAAGATTCACGTGTCTTTCCACTGAAGGCACAGAGTTTGTGCTTTTCAAGGTATCTtgtataaagtattttattttgttgtggattgtgtctttttaaatcaaatactACGTGCTGTATGCCTTATGGATTTCAAATAAGAGGAAAATGTGACATTCAGGTTAGTCTTGAGCACTTGAGACACCAGTTTTATTTGCAAACTGTAGTGTGTAGACCTCTGGAAATTATCGGAGTTTGCAGCAAGCAGCTGCGTGTCAAGAAGTAACATCCTAAATCCTTCGAATGTCCATCAAACATTTCACCAAATATTGCAAAGAtaccaacacaaaaaaaatcaatcatcaGCGTTCTCTCTTTTTTGTGCAGTCCAAATTTTTTCACTCTTATTTACCCTAGAACCAAAACTTAGACAAACTATGGAACATTTATCCACCCGTTGAACTGTTCATCCCTGTTACATGAGAAAATCTGGCTCCATtatcagcctgtgtgtgtgtgtgtgtgtgtgtgtgtgtgtgtgtgtgtgtgtgtgtgtgtgtgtgtgtgtgtgtgtgtgtgtgtgtgtgtgtgtgtgtgtgtgtgtgtgtgtgtgtgtgtgtgtgtgtgtgtgtgtgtgtgtgtgtgtgtgtgtgtgtgtgtgtgtgtgtgtgtgtgtgtgtatccctgcactttctttgtctttgccTTCAGAGCAGGGTGTAAGACAACACTGAGGAAGTGCTACAGCAGTCCCAATATAAATGCTTGATCCAAAGCCACAGTGAAATAAAGGCATATTGGTGACCCAGAGGGttttccatccatctgtctATCTTCTTCTCCaaatcctttctttttaaagcagttttttaCATCACAATCCGTATCCTCAAGATGGCCTCCAAGCCAACAAAAGAAGAGTTTCTTTTGGTTTTAAGTTGAGAAGCGGACTTCAAAAATCAACGTCCCAGCCAGAGTTGTCATCAGGGGGTGGGTCCTCATTGTCCTCTGGGAAGTTGTCGAAGTTACTTGTGTCAACTGCTGATGTGACCTGGTGtcaagacagaaaaaaatgttaacaGAAAGTCTGGACAAGTagatgaaaaacatatttagagTATGAAAGTGACTACAAAAGAGCATCTAGAAAATATTAACGAGCAACACAAGTTTGTACTTACGTTAGGGATGATAGGAGGCGTCAATGTCCCCTTCTTCAAGCCCTCCCAGTTAAAGCCTTCAAACcatctgaagaaaaaaatggcaTGTCGtctttattatttcataattaTGTTTTACTACCAAATTAATCTGCAAAGAGAAATGTACAACtaaaaggattttattttttatacacatGCTTACTTGTGCTTCTGGATGTCTTTGACACCATTTTTCAAGTTTCCCAGTCGTTCTGAAGGATTATCcctgtaaaaaataagatgaGTCATAATGAATACAGGCCACTTAAATCAATTACCCAGAGTCTAAACTATTGCCAGAAGCACAGACACTCACCTGCATAGCTTTTTAATTAAGTTGGCAGCATTTTTGGTAATTTTCTTTGGAAATTCGATCATGTCGATGCCTCTCAGGATGATGTTGTACGTTTTCATAGGATCAGGGCCAGAGAATGGAGGGCTAGATAAacacaggtaaatatatcagtcTTGAGtgaaaaatgcaatgttttttaaatagtatttattGGCTTTGTTGTGCGTGATACCGTATACAGATACAGAAAACACATAACATTTATCGACATGCCTAGATTTGTTTCTACCTGCCAGTTAGGAGCTCAAACATGAGGATGCCTAGCGACCAGTAGTCAGCTGAGATGTCGTGGCCTTTGTTGAGAATGATCTCTGGTGCTACATACTCTGGTGTACCACAGAAGGTCCACGTCTTCTTCCCAAACCCAATCTTCTTGGCAAAGCCAAAGTCGACCTGTGacaaaggaaacattttctttgtcagGAATATGAAGTTGAAAAGGAATTTCATTTCGAAACAAAACAATTTGGTCCTTATTTGTATGATCTCATGTGCATATTTATGTACTGGTATGGTGGATAAAAAGTAGGGAGCAGCTGGTTTCTGCTCTGCCAAAAGCAACAAACTGGATTCTCCAGCAGGGGAAAAGGTAATGGCGGCAcccaagaaaacacacaagccGACTTAAACTTAATTATACTTGAGTTATACTATTATTTACTGACAACAGAAGTCAAGTGTTGAAGTGTAATTGAACACTGGAGTTCAACTTTAAATTGATACTTCTTTGTGGTGTCATAAAAAGGTTAGATTCCTCCCTtcaacaaaagacagaaaatataatTCAGAGTTCTTCAATAGGTAATCCCTTGATCTCTTACCAGTTTGGCATAGCCTCTGTGGTCCAAAATAAGGTTCTCTGGTTTGAGGTCTCTGTAGATTATTCCTTTGGAATGTAGGTAGGCGAAGGCCTCCACCACACAAGCTGTGTAAAACCTGGTGGTTGAGTCCTCAAATGAACCCCTGGAAACACAGCACAACAACAGATACTTGAAGTTTTAGGACTATTAATGTTCTTGCGCTTTGCATCACTAGCAGAACAGAAATATAACTCAACTAAAAAAAATTGTGAAGTGTGACCTTGTGAAGAACAGCTTACCTGTCTCGAAGAATGGTCCACAGCTCTCCTCCTAAACAAGCCTCCATCAACATGTAGAGGTACTTGCTGTCCTTGAACGTCCTATAGAGTCTAAAAAACACAAGTAGATTTTCAAACAGCTATCAAACGCAATGTGGTAAATGTGGTAAACTGGGATGTctattattatttcacatttgaaGAAAAGCTGATACATACTCTTCGACATAAAtgccaaatacatttaaaactgtacCTTTATGCACgctgtaaacatttaaataacgCATATGCTATCCCTAGTTGTGCAAGAAGCAATGTCACATCAAGTATGTGGTCAGAGAGAGCAACTGCGTTACCACCAATAGCCCAGGGGTCTTTAGTGTTTATTAGGCTACGGGCTACTAAGATACATTTATAGATGGAGCATGGACCCCCTACTAAATGTGCTTAAAATTGAGTTAGCCATGAAACTGGGCCTACAATTACGTCTAAATCTACCTAGAGTCTCATGAAAAAACATAACTTGTTATGGTGCATTTGGTACTAAGCTATAAATATACTAGTACCTAATATAGCTTACTAGTCCACCGTTATGGAGAGAATCCCCACAGGGATTGAGCATAGGTTAGATAACTAGTTAACCTATTTGCTAACCTGTTAGCATGTGAAAACAATCAGATTTATCTTTGATAATAATGTGTTGTATTCATGTTCCAGCATTGTCTATTTCCGCACACTGAACCTTGTTAAAACTAGATCTATAGAATTGTGCAACAGTTATTCAACACCCCTGAGGTAAGTAACTCTTGGTCCACGAGAGTTCGAAGATTCCATCTCTTTTCTTTCAGCGTCAAAAGAGATGAAGCATTTCCAGTGTGCACAGACAAAACAGCAGGAGGAACGCCTTTTATAGATCACCAGAGTTTCAGGAACATTACAGGTAGACATTTAAACATTCATTCCGCATGTATGGTGAAATGCACAATGTGTGAGGAAACCTTTATAAGCATGACAAAGAATCCACATTCCTTCTGGTTCTAAGGTAATAAAGTACTAATCCTTGAGAAATGTATGGAAAATTGTAGATTATTTATAGTGCCTTTCAATGCAGCAGTTCACAGGGTGTACCTAACAATGAAGTCAGAATGTGCCTCCTGCATGATGAGTTTCTCTGAGCGAATGTGCTCCTGCTGTCTTGTGTCGACAATGTGTCGCTTCTTCAGGATCTTCATGGCAAAGGTTTTGTTCTCATCGCTCTTGAGCTGAACCTGcagtagaaaaagaaagaacgaaattcaaatgaaaaagttGTCTTCCACATGAACCCACAAGACTGTTAGAAAATTGTAAAGTTGTAACTGTCACAGTGCAAGGACCCCATACCAGCTCAACACGACCAAAGCCACCGACTCCCAGAGTGTCGATGATGTTAAAGTCAGCTAGGTTGAGGTTGAAGAAGAACGCATTCTCTGCTTCATACCTGTGGTGCCAGGAAAAAGGgtggaaaaaagaca of Eleginops maclovinus isolate JMC-PN-2008 ecotype Puerto Natales chromosome 22, JC_Emac_rtc_rv5, whole genome shotgun sequence contains these proteins:
- the LOC134858411 gene encoding dickkopf-related protein 1-like, with the translated sequence MQIPANRFLAVYLTLFGYLGDVYTGTVLVNSNAIKNLPGASGGKGADTVSPSPRTSPPGSFGHKLPADTLQQSAVCTDDEDCEGDEFCNDARGACLPCRKSRKRCARDSMCCAGNRCSNGVCQANDIDGADASIITGWHKHNNTMEHHAKKPSTAHSNQPISTKGQEGDNCLRSADCSEGLCCARHFWSRICKPVLTEGQVCTRHRRKGTHGLELFQRCDCGDGLACRPEKGEREHAVSRTARNLHTCQRR